One Aegilops tauschii subsp. strangulata cultivar AL8/78 chromosome 2, Aet v6.0, whole genome shotgun sequence genomic window, CCCTGCCTTCTGAATCATGTTGTCTAAACACGAGGGCAGTGTTCAATTCCAAACTGGCCCGCGTGTTGTTTCGCCTTTTGAATCATGCCCAGCTTCACCAGCCTGGTTTGGTTTAAGACTGGTCATAATGAGAGTAACTTACGCTAGTGGCATGCATATGACAGTGGTCTAAATTATTATTTTCAGAGTGCAAAGTAATATAATGTCGTAGATGGTCTTATTTATTAGCTTGTAGACTCGTCTTTTCTCGGAAAGCGCTATCTAACAGTAACATTATGTTACTCTAAATACATCTCTTCCCATTAAATACGTGACACAAGCAATTTTGTTATGAAATGCGTTGTGTTGctagctaagttactcccactatgaccagcctaatgAAGACTAGGTATAAATCCCCAGTAATCGGTGGAAGTGCAGTCTTTTATTTCCTTTTGTTCTTTTCGGAAATGATTCAGATCTATTACAAAAGTTCATTAGCAGCACAAAAGCATATCAAGCATAATAAAAATTGCATCGAAGTCTCTAAACCACCGGACGACCACTATCGCTGCTAGAATGAGTCGCCGACGCGCCGCTCTCATCGCTCCCCTACGGGAACCGGTTTAACCTTGTCGATGACAACTGAacagtcttcatgcacgtgcccctaGAAACCAACGCCTTAGAGCTGCAGTCATCACTGATTCACTGTTGAACCCTTGAATAGATTTGAAACAACTGGCACTAAATCTCACCGTCGCATATGCACGAGGAGGAAACCCTAACAACGCCGCCCAAAGAGATGGAAGGAGGCCTACAAGCGGGAGAGCAGCGACAACATAACCTGTGTCGTCGTGCACTTCTTTCACGGGCAAGGGAGTAGCGGGCCTGCTTAAAGCAGGTGCAAAGagttaggccaactccaccgcgcgaccccatcCCGTCCGGCCCCGTCCGTTTGGGGTAAAAGGGACAAACGCAACGGCCCAGCGCGCGACGGCCCGGACCCATCTGGTCCGCTTTGTGTCCGGGCCGACCCATTTCGAGCGCAAACATGCGCCGGGTTTGAGTCGCGGCGGACAGCAAACGGACGCGTCGCTCGTCCGCGTCGGGGCCCCGTGGCAGGCGGCCACCTACCTCCCACCCGCCAACATCAATGCGCACGCGCGGCCGGCCCCGCCTGTCATCCGCCCAGGCGAACGGTCGCGGTCCTTATTAAATGGGGAAGCTGTGGACCGATCGTCGTCCACACTCCCCCACTCCACCCCGCGGCCTCCTCGAAACCCGACACACCCAGACCCCCAAACCTAGCCTCTAGCCTCGAACTCGCCGGCCGGCCGCCTCGCAGCCATGGGCCTATGGAACTATGGCCGCAAGGGGAGGCACGACCGCGAGGCTGGCTCCTCGTCGGGACGCCGCCGCGGCTCCGTGAAGAAGGAGGAGCCCGCATCGCCACCGCGCCAGGCCCCGCACCTGCCCCCTTCACCATCGGCCCTAGGGCCGCCGGCGAGCGCGACCAGCAGTACATCAGCGCTGATGTATGACGGCGCTACTGGGAGACGAGGACGCCGGTCTCGTGGAGCGACGTGCACCTCCCCAACAATTggcacctctccgccgactggGTCCCGATCCCGCCGGCCCCGATGAGCGGCCGTGCGCGCCGCGATGAgatcgagcgccgccgccgcctcctccccgacGACCTCTACTACGACGATAGGTACGCCCCCGACTCCGTGCTCTGGGACACTTGGCTCCAGGACGAGCACGACGTGCGGCGCGCCTCCTACTTCGCCGGCACGGCGTCGGGGCCGCGTCGGGAGGTGCGCGGGCGTACGCGGGTGCGCGGCCTCACGCCCACGCCGTCGCCTTCCCCGTCTCCGTcgccacctccacctcctcgcATGACAGCGGAGGAGGAGGCCCGGCTCATGCAACGTGTCATGGAGGACTCCATGAACACGCATGATGAGCGCCAATGGCCGGGCCTCGAGGAGATGATGGCCCTCTCtgcggccggcgacggcgccatcCCCGAGCTGGAGATGGTGGCGGCGGAGGAGGTGATGGAGGAGGCGCCGGTGGCCGCGTTCCACCCAAGCCTGGTGGGCCAGCACTGGAGCTGGTCGTGCACGGCTCCGGAGATGGCCGACGCCGTGCGGGGGCGTGAACTGGTGCCCCACGCCGCCGCGGTCACCAGAGCAGGACGCGTCGCCACGTGAGGAGGTGGTGCAGGCCCCTGCCGCCGTCCAGCCCGCCCTCGCGTACCACGGACCGCCGGCACACCTGTGGACGCCGCCGTATTACTCGACCTcgtcagcgacgacgacgacaccGGCGGCCACTGAAGACGGCCACGGCATCGACGGGCACGGCAGGAGCGCGCGGGCCggcatttttttgtttttatgttAATTATGGAAATGTGGACGTGAAACTGGACCGTTTTGTGGCCGTCGACCCTAACTTATATTTTACGGTTTTTTATTTGcgtttatttatttttttaggcattttatttaagtttttctatttttttaatcACGTCCAACACGAATATGATTTGGGGTGCGGTCGCGCGTTAGGCGCACCCACAACCCAATGGACAGAGGCGGACATGGGCGAACCCATTGACGCCCCAAAGGGACAAAATCCGGTCAAAccggacgtccgtttggggtcgtgcggtggagttggccttactCCAACTTCTCAAGTGACAAGTATAATTGAGTTGTTGGATGGATCTTAATTTTGATGTTtcattgtgtgtgtgtgtgtgtttttgaAGAGTGGCCTTGTACACTTTTTTTTTTGCAGGGAAAGTGGAAATTTTGTTCCATAGTAGCTAGTACTCCGTAGATTACAATCTAGTGGCAACAGGTTGGAGGCCCCCTATGCAACCATGCAGCTGCTCTGTACGGCTGTAGTTAGCCAATTGATCTTCTATCCTGTTTTGATCTCTTCTATAAACAACATGCTAAACCACACACAGAATGGCATGTTCAGGCTTCAGACTAGTAGAATTACCTCCCAGGATTGTAGCATGCCTATCTCCTTCAGACGTGTCGCTATATAGTTTCAGCGTTGCTCCCTTGGGCGTCATGGTTTTCTCTCCAAGAAACCTGCATGGAAAATAAGCTAAGCATCTTGGATCGCATAAAGATATTGTTAGTCACAATTAGCTCTTTTTGTCAAAAAAAAGTTGACCGCATCCACATGAATCGCATATTTTCTGTTAGTCACGGTTAGCTCTTTTTGTTAGTCACAATTAGCTCTTGTTGGCGGAATAAAAGCCAACGATCGAGCAGTTCTTTTCCAATAAACTTTGATCTAACCCATGCAGTTCCTGCAAATTTCTGAAACGGCAAACTTATGGATTGACGTCGCAGAGAAACATAGGAAAGAACAGGAAAGAGAAGGATAACTGCAGAAAAAACAGAGTTTCTGAAATGTTTTGATTGTATGAAGTTTCCATAGTTGAATCAATAATGTACGAACTAAAGCTAAAAATAAATATTATATATTGTACGCCCTCCATCTCAAAATAAGTGCCTCAACTTTATAcgaactttagtacaaagttgtattaagattgagacacttattttggaacaaaATTCGTATAAAGTTGAggcacttattttgggacggagggagtatttgattATTGTGTAGTCAGAAAATATTTTGAATATAAGTGGCATAACGTAATGGAAAACTTTTTTCATGCATTTTGAGTGGACCTTTGATGAGGTGGCATGTGTGGGTGAGGTGAAAGGTGTGCATGAGATCAACTAATAATGGAGAACTTTTTCTCATGCGTGTAGTGGTGGGCCTTTGATGAGGTGGCATGTGTGCATGTTGAGATAAATAGGATAGTGGGGATCAACTTCTTATGTATATAGGATTACATCGAGGTCTCTAAACCACCGAACGACCGCTATCACTGCTAGAACGAATCGTCGACGTGCCGCTCTCGTCGCTCCCCTAAGGGAGCCAATTTGACCTCGTGGATGACAACTGAAGAGCCTTCATGCACGTTCCCCTAAGGAACAGCGCCTTGGAGCCGCAATCGTCGCCGTTGAAACCCTTGAATATATTTGAAGCAACTAGCACTAAATCTTCTCGCAGTGCACACACGATGGGGAAAAACCCTAACCTCACTGCCCCAAAGAGACGGCAAGAACCTATGCTGGAGCTCCATCAACTACGTTCATATGGACAAACTCAAGGAGGATCGAAGCCCGAAAAACAAACTCAAAGAAGAAGCGCCGCCATCCGTCCGGACGCCGCATCTGCGAGGACTAAAAAACCCTAACCTAAACTACTAATCGGAGGCTCGGAGTGAAGGAACCGCGATTCCCCTTCCTGCCACTAGCTGCTGGAGCGGCTGATAGATGGGAGGCGAATCTACGGGCTCACTGACAAAGCCTGAATGGATGAGTTTGTCCTAGCTGCCGATGGACTATAAGACAAACCTTTTGAGCAGCTTTGCGCTAGTAATGAGGTGCCTCAGTTCCGAAGCTTGAAAAGCACCCGATGAAGGGGATATAGGGATTTGATTTTCAAGCTTGCAACTCCAGCACCCGATGAAGACAATATATCGGGACCCATTACGTACCCATTGATGCATGCTAACTACTTATGGTTTTGGTTTGCTCTTGGTCAGAAAATCATGTCTCTGTATGTGATGTCCTGGAAAAGAAAGTGATGTCCTGAAGGTGAAGTGAAATATACAACATTCCAGTGTCGTTGGAGATATGACGTATTCTTTTCTTTCTAACATTCCACATGATGTAGATAAGAAGTCGCCACGCCGCCTCCTTCGATATTCTTCAAACATTCATTTAACCAAGCATCAACTGAGGAGAAATGGTGGCATACTTCCTCTGTTTTTAAATAAGTGCCTTAATTTTGCACTAACTTTGATACAAAATTGTCTAAAGTGTACACATTTATTTTGAGATGGAGGGAGCATCTGAATATCTCCTCCATTTTGGTACGGACCAGTGGGTGAGTATGTGATTACATTTCGGTCAATTGTGTTGGCGCTACCCTTGAACTTGAAGCCTGCCAGCTCTCGTAGAAAGCGTAATGTTACGAGGCAACATACTATCCGCCACCGAAGGGGCAACACGGGCACGAGCCCTTCACGTTTCCACAATCCCGTCGCCGCACAGCCTCCCCTGACGCCGCCACGAGCCGTCGCGAGACGCCGGGAATGGAGAATCCCGACggggcgaggaagaagaagaggaggaggagaagcggCGGCGAGGCGTCCGCCTCCTTCGACCGCGACGTCTTCCCCATCCTCCTCGCGGCCGTCACGCCAACGACCGGACCGAACCAacgcgcctcctcctccgccgccgccgccgcgcgcctcctgcgccgccttctcTCCCGCTCGCCCCCGGCGCCGGCGCTCTCCCCTCTCCCCGGATCCCTCGTCGCGCTCCTAccgctcctcctctcctccagGTACCAAAAGGGGAACCCCCTCCTCCCTGCGCAGCAATGCACTCACCGTCTTAGCCTGCTCGGTTATTTTGTTTTGCGATTTGTGATGCAGCTCGCATTCCGTGGCCGCGCTGAGCTGCGAGGTGATGGGCGCGGCGGCGCTGCAGTCCATGGAGGCCGCCGAGGCGCTGGCATCCGACGGCGGGGTCGCCGGTGGCTTGGCGCGGGCGCTGGGGGGTGGCAGCCAGCGAGTGGCCGAGGCTGCCTGCAATGCCGTGATGGATCTGTCGGCGTCTCCGGTTGGCAGGGAACGTCTCTCGGGCTCCCCTGTTCTGCCGAGGCTATTGTGAGAATCCAACCTGCTGTTCTAGGTTAAAGCATATTATAGCTTATAGTTTGTTTGATTGCTATGAATTGTCTTCCAGAGATTCAGTGAATATTTTGATTTAAATTGTAGTATATCTTGAATTTTAGTTGTGCCCATAACCTAGTTTGTTTTCCTACTGAAGATTCTGAACATGTGGAAGTGCGAATAAACTTCAGGTGGATGAAAACCAACCTTTATCTTCACAAGAGCAAGTTAAGCTATGTGTACATTAAGCCACCACAGTTTTTGGCATCAAACCATCAAACGATTTTTGCCATATGATTATATAGCTTTGAATTTTACTGACTATATCTAGAACTGGGCTATTATCGCAATCTATTTTAATTGATGAAAGAGATACTCTTTGTTTCTACTTCCTGAATATCTTCAGCCAGTGGAATTGACTTCCTTTAGGTATCTATTTTCTCAGGTGGAATCTATTTCCAGGGCTGTTGGTAGCGGGAGCACCGGGTGCCAAGCAAGAGTTTCAGAGCCAAGTAAATGTTTGTACTTGATCGTCGACACAGTGGTGCTCATGGTGAACTCCTGTAAAGTCGGCAAGTTACACAATCTGCAACAGGAGCTAGTTAGAAAAGTTACGCTTTTGTTGTATGAAGTATGGAGCAAAGTTAGACTCTTGCAGTCATCAACTGACTGCACCAACTGGAAGGATCAACTTCAAAGCAGACCATATGAGATATCTGAAGCTATTTTTAGGCTTACGATGGATCTTGATTGTCCAGCCCACCTGGAACCTGATGAAGTCAGAAAAAGCTTTTTTGGACAAACGGAATCTGATGTCGAAAAGTTTGCCCTGATGTACTGGGAAAACTCACCTTATTCATACAGGAAGAGACAAAGTGATCTGGAGGGGGATGATGTGTTCACTGCATTGCATAACGCTTTTGATCTTAGAACACCAGATGCTATTGTCGAGTCATTCATACGGGGCCTTGTTTCTTGCCCTGCTATTGCTTCGGATGAACTAAACATAGATTCATTTCTTGATGAGGTTCACGATTCCTTGGGTGCTCCTGTGAAGTATAGGCAAGATGTAAGAGTCGTGAGAACACGAGATCAGACCTCAACAGGATCTGGGGTGGAGGAGCATTTCTTTGATGATGGCATGGTCTTCCCAGATGGAACTGCATTTGTTGAACAATGTAAGGACGCAATCAAGAATGGTTTCTCAATCGCCTTGCGTGGCATGGAGTTCCGGTCTGAAAAAGTTGCTGCTATAGCCTCTGCTCTAGCTGATCTATTTGGTCAGCCTTCTGTAGGGGCCAACATATACTTCTCACCCCCAGGATCTCAAGGCCTGGCCCGGCATTATGACGACCACTGTGTGCTTGTTTGGCAGCTACTTGGGCGCAAGAAGTGGAAGATGTGGCCCAATACAAAGTCAATTTTGCCTAGACTATATGAACCCTTTCACTCTTTAGATGGCTTGGTGGATGATAGTGGCGGAAGGGTGGAAGTTCTACATGAAGGAGACATAATGTATGTTCCTAGAGGCCATGTGCATGAGGCTCACACTGACGTCGACGAAGGTGAAT contains:
- the LOC109750077 gene encoding uncharacterized protein, whose amino-acid sequence is MENPDGARKKKRRRRSGGEASASFDRDVFPILLAAVTPTTGPNQRASSSAAAAARLLRRLLSRSPPAPALSPLPGSLVALLPLLLSSSSHSVAALSCEVMGAAALQSMEAAEALASDGGVAGGLARALGGGSQRVAEAACNAVMDLSASPVGRERLSGSPVLPRLLYLFSQVESISRAVGSGSTGCQARVSEPSKCLYLIVDTVVLMVNSCKVGKLHNLQQELVRKVTLLLYEVWSKVRLLQSSTDCTNWKDQLQSRPYEISEAIFRLTMDLDCPAHLEPDEVRKSFFGQTESDVEKFALMYWENSPYSYRKRQSDLEGDDVFTALHNAFDLRTPDAIVESFIRGLVSCPAIASDELNIDSFLDEVHDSLGAPVKYRQDVRVVRTRDQTSTGSGVEEHFFDDGMVFPDGTAFVEQCKDAIKNGFSIALRGMEFRSEKVAAIASALADLFGQPSVGANIYFSPPGSQGLARHYDDHCVLVWQLLGRKKWKMWPNTKSILPRLYEPFHSLDGLVDDSGGRVEVLHEGDIMYVPRGHVHEAHTDVDEGESEVNVSTNYSLHLTLAIEVEPPFEWEGFVHIALHCWLEEQELVRSPGSVQSKLEEQAPLFALLLHVAIRLLSDNDPTLRKACMVAAKLPSSETSHPSSLQNSQRSTFAEILNRIGRSNNLKEALRLIELAVKERNEEPFQWMSWLRHLPQQQHDGCRRIDFCDVLGPLEELLDMFSSDRERASADFADFKSRFCSRAVYDDACREFEALLVLYRTARTRYAKGMLALHGKHGG